In a genomic window of uncultured Flavobacterium sp.:
- a CDS encoding L-threonylcarbamoyladenylate synthase, whose product MAEFIKIYPDKPSEAAIAKVVKVLQNGGLVIYPTDTVYGLGCDITNSRALEKIAKIKGVKLEKANFSFICHDLSNLSDYVRQIDTSTFKILKRALPGPYTFILPGNNNLPKEFKKKTTVGIRVPDNNIILEIVRQLGNPVVSTSIRDEDDVIEYTTDPELIFEKWQNIVDLVIDGGYGDNVGSTIIDLSDYEPVIVREGKGDIGIL is encoded by the coding sequence ATGGCTGAGTTCATAAAAATATATCCGGATAAACCTAGTGAAGCTGCAATTGCCAAAGTGGTAAAAGTGCTTCAGAATGGAGGATTGGTAATTTACCCAACTGATACTGTTTATGGTTTGGGCTGTGATATTACAAATTCACGTGCGTTGGAGAAAATCGCAAAAATTAAAGGTGTGAAATTAGAGAAAGCAAACTTCTCATTCATTTGTCATGATCTGAGTAATTTATCAGATTATGTTCGTCAGATTGATACATCTACTTTCAAGATTCTGAAAAGAGCTTTACCGGGACCTTATACTTTTATTTTACCTGGAAATAATAATTTACCAAAAGAGTTTAAAAAGAAAACGACTGTTGGTATTCGTGTTCCTGATAATAATATTATTTTGGAAATTGTTCGCCAATTAGGAAATCCAGTGGTTTCAACTTCGATTCGAGATGAAGATGATGTAATTGAATATACTACAGATCCTGAATTAATTTTTGAAAAATGGCAGAATATTGTCGATTTAGTTATCGATGGTGGTTATGGCGATAATGTTGGTTCGACTATTATTGACTTATCAGATTACGAACCAGTTATTGTGAGAGAAGGTAAGGGTGATATTGGTATTTTGTAA
- a CDS encoding uracil-DNA glycosylase, which produces MKINLSPEWQAILKDEIQKPYFNELMLALDVEYKTHTCYPPAELIFSAFNNCSFSDLKVVIIGQDPYHGEGEANGLSFSVNDSVKIPPSLRNIFRELNDDFDSIFMPTSGNLEKWAQQGVLLLNASLTVRKDSPNSHKHLKWNLFTDAVIQAISDQKENVVFLLWGSFAQKKGLKIDRSKHCVLESGHPSPMSANQGKWFGNKHFSKTNDFLQSKGIKEIEW; this is translated from the coding sequence ATGAAAATTAATCTTTCTCCAGAGTGGCAAGCAATTTTAAAAGACGAAATCCAAAAGCCTTATTTCAATGAATTGATGTTGGCTTTAGACGTCGAATACAAAACTCATACTTGCTATCCTCCGGCAGAATTAATTTTCTCGGCTTTTAACAACTGTTCTTTTTCAGATCTAAAAGTTGTTATTATTGGCCAGGATCCTTATCATGGAGAAGGTGAAGCCAATGGTTTAAGCTTTTCTGTAAATGATTCAGTTAAAATTCCGCCTTCATTGCGTAATATTTTTAGAGAATTAAATGATGATTTTGATTCCATTTTTATGCCAACTTCTGGCAATTTAGAAAAATGGGCTCAACAAGGTGTTTTACTTTTAAATGCTTCATTAACAGTTCGCAAAGATAGTCCAAATAGTCATAAACACTTAAAGTGGAATCTTTTTACAGATGCTGTAATTCAGGCAATATCTGATCAAAAAGAAAATGTTGTCTTTTTGTTATGGGGAAGTTTTGCTCAGAAAAAAGGTCTCAAAATAGATCGTTCAAAACATTGCGTTTTAGAATCTGGTCATCCTTCACCAATGAGTGCTAATCAAGGGAAATGGTTTGGGAATAAACATTTCAGTAAAACAAATGACTTTCTACAATCAAAAGGAATTAAAGAGATTGAATGGTAG
- a CDS encoding DUF4258 domain-containing protein encodes MKFVHRFAYYLIGLIMGCFFVALVFSGKDTRCNYFPNARVLNNLRTKPFKYSPAAIQTLNEKWVDTLDIKNTLTYGDVDFDQSNVPFKKGKLYIIEGKTVKNQEIILKVINYEDKAILDEIVKKPAEKQ; translated from the coding sequence ATGAAGTTCGTACATCGTTTTGCATATTATTTGATTGGTTTGATTATGGGATGCTTTTTTGTAGCCCTTGTTTTTAGTGGAAAAGATACTCGTTGCAATTACTTTCCGAACGCCAGAGTTTTGAATAATTTAAGAACAAAACCTTTTAAATATTCTCCTGCAGCAATCCAGACTTTAAACGAAAAATGGGTTGATACTTTAGATATTAAAAACACATTAACATACGGAGACGTTGATTTTGATCAAAGTAATGTTCCTTTCAAAAAAGGAAAACTATACATTATAGAAGGAAAAACAGTTAAAAACCAAGAGATCATTCTTAAAGTAATTAACTACGAAGATAAAGCGATTTTAGACGAGATTGTAAAGAAACCAGCCGAGAAACAGTAG
- a CDS encoding DNA mismatch repair protein MutS encodes MISITEKTLQDLQFPTVLETISAGCNTDIGKEKALQITPFRDKETLMQALMQTSEYVSSFENNNAIPNHGFDAITHEIKFLAIEDSFLEVGSFRKIATLSSTSNFLLNFLKKFDDYYPNLNARASRVEYTKDIVTLIDAIVDKYGEIKDNASPALLSIRQNMNIVRGKVNQSFGVALTHNNSLGYLDDIKESFVQNRRVLAVLAMYRRKVKGSILGSSKTGSIAYIEPEATLQYSRELANLEYEEKEEITRILKQLSNQIRPYLPLLIEYQEFLSDIDVVAGKAKYANRINGILPTITEERRLFFREAYHPILYLNNKQKNEVTHPQTIELKQDNRIIVISGPNAGGKTISLKTVGLLQLMLQSGMLIPVHERSETFLFDRILTDIGDNQSIENHLSTYSYRLKNMNYFLKKCNKKTMFLIDEFGTGSDPELGGALAEIFLEEFYHREAFGIITTHYSNLKILANELPFATNANMMFDEKSLEPMYKLALGQAGSSFTFEVALKNGIPFGLINRAKKKIEVGKVRFDKTIATLQKERSKLEKTSINLKEEETRAREESKKMENINVKIKQKLESYQELYDSNQKTIYIGQKIEDISEKYFNNKNKKELIGEFLKIIEIENSKRKKATPKEAKAIIEKKKEVIAEVTVQVEEIRKEKKEKKLKPVIEKPKPVLKVGDRVRMLDGRSVGSIDSIEKNKATVNYGIFTSKVSLDELEFVEAGKK; translated from the coding sequence ATGATATCCATTACCGAAAAAACATTACAAGATTTACAATTTCCAACAGTACTCGAAACCATTTCAGCAGGCTGTAATACTGATATTGGAAAAGAAAAAGCTTTACAAATAACACCATTTAGAGACAAAGAAACTTTGATGCAAGCTTTAATGCAGACATCAGAGTATGTTTCGTCTTTTGAAAATAACAACGCAATTCCAAATCATGGTTTTGACGCTATAACACACGAAATTAAGTTTTTAGCAATTGAAGATAGCTTTCTTGAAGTAGGAAGTTTTAGAAAAATTGCAACACTTTCTTCGACATCGAATTTCTTACTGAATTTCCTTAAAAAATTCGATGATTATTATCCAAACTTAAACGCAAGAGCTTCAAGGGTTGAATATACCAAAGACATTGTAACTTTAATTGATGCTATTGTAGACAAATATGGAGAAATAAAAGACAACGCTTCACCAGCTTTATTAAGTATTCGCCAAAACATGAATATTGTTCGCGGCAAAGTAAATCAAAGTTTTGGCGTTGCACTTACTCACAATAATAGCCTTGGTTACTTAGATGATATCAAGGAAAGCTTTGTTCAAAACCGTAGAGTTTTAGCAGTTCTTGCAATGTATCGTCGAAAAGTAAAAGGTTCAATTTTAGGAAGTTCCAAAACTGGAAGTATCGCTTACATTGAACCTGAAGCGACTCTGCAATATTCTCGTGAATTAGCTAATCTTGAGTACGAAGAAAAAGAAGAAATTACCAGAATCTTAAAGCAATTATCAAATCAAATTCGTCCGTACTTACCTTTATTAATTGAGTATCAGGAATTTTTAAGTGATATTGATGTTGTTGCCGGAAAAGCAAAATACGCAAATAGAATAAACGGAATCTTACCAACAATTACCGAAGAAAGGAGATTGTTCTTTAGAGAAGCATATCATCCGATTTTGTATTTAAATAACAAGCAAAAAAACGAAGTCACACATCCGCAAACTATTGAATTAAAACAAGATAACCGAATCATTGTAATTTCTGGTCCAAATGCCGGAGGAAAAACAATTTCGCTTAAAACAGTTGGTTTATTACAATTGATGCTACAATCAGGAATGCTGATTCCTGTTCACGAACGAAGTGAAACTTTTTTATTCGATAGAATTTTAACTGATATTGGTGATAATCAATCTATTGAAAATCATCTAAGTACTTATAGTTACCGACTGAAAAACATGAATTATTTCTTGAAGAAATGCAACAAGAAAACCATGTTTTTGATTGATGAATTTGGTACAGGTTCTGATCCGGAATTAGGTGGCGCTTTAGCGGAAATTTTCTTAGAAGAATTTTACCATCGTGAAGCTTTCGGAATTATTACAACGCATTATTCAAATTTAAAGATTCTCGCAAACGAATTGCCTTTTGCTACAAATGCAAATATGATGTTTGACGAAAAATCATTGGAACCGATGTATAAGTTGGCATTAGGTCAAGCCGGAAGTTCGTTTACTTTTGAAGTTGCATTGAAAAACGGAATTCCGTTTGGATTAATTAATCGTGCCAAAAAGAAGATTGAAGTTGGTAAAGTTCGTTTTGACAAAACGATTGCAACGCTTCAGAAAGAAAGATCTAAACTCGAAAAAACTTCTATAAATCTTAAAGAAGAAGAAACCCGAGCGCGTGAGGAAAGCAAAAAGATGGAAAACATCAATGTAAAAATCAAACAGAAATTGGAAAGCTATCAGGAATTATATGATAGTAATCAAAAGACAATTTACATTGGTCAGAAAATTGAAGATATCTCTGAGAAATATTTCAACAATAAAAACAAGAAGGAACTTATTGGTGAATTCTTGAAAATTATTGAAATCGAAAATTCAAAGCGTAAAAAAGCAACTCCGAAGGAAGCCAAAGCGATAATCGAAAAGAAAAAAGAAGTCATTGCAGAAGTAACCGTTCAGGTGGAAGAAATTCGAAAAGAGAAAAAAGAAAAGAAACTTAAACCTGTTATCGAGAAGCCAAAACCAGTTCTAAAAGTTGGAGATCGCGTGAGAATGCTCGACGGAAGATCTGTTGGAAGCATTGATTCTATCGAAAAAAACAAGGCAACAGTCAATTACGGAATCTTTACTTCGAAAGTAAGTTTAGATGAATTGGAATTTGTCGAAGCCGGAAAGAAGTAA
- a CDS encoding CAL67264 family membrane protein, producing MGMNKNTVLGWATFIMILMGLLLIGLGAFRYRDVSGWGFVAVGVGFFANAWVFNALKGRV from the coding sequence ATGGGAATGAATAAAAATACCGTTTTAGGATGGGCTACTTTTATAATGATACTTATGGGATTGTTACTTATAGGTCTTGGAGCTTTTAGATACAGAGATGTATCAGGTTGGGGATTTGTAGCCGTTGGTGTTGGCTTTTTTGCGAATGCCTGGGTTTTTAATGCGTTGAAAGGTAGAGTTTAA
- a CDS encoding DCC1-like thiol-disulfide oxidoreductase family protein, whose protein sequence is MQNLPENKKIILFDGVCNLCNGAVQFIIKNDKKDIFRFVALQSELGIEICNYIGVDQTKIDSIILYNPGVAYYYKSTAAIKIAEELGGIYSLISVFKIFPEKFRNYIYDYIAKNRYKWYGKKESCMIPTPELKSKFL, encoded by the coding sequence ATGCAAAACCTTCCAGAAAACAAAAAAATAATCCTCTTCGACGGTGTTTGCAATTTATGCAACGGCGCTGTTCAGTTTATCATCAAAAATGATAAGAAAGATATTTTTCGTTTTGTGGCTTTGCAATCAGAATTAGGAATTGAGATTTGCAATTATATTGGCGTTGATCAAACTAAAATCGATAGTATAATTTTATACAATCCTGGTGTTGCGTATTATTACAAATCTACAGCTGCAATTAAAATCGCTGAAGAACTTGGAGGAATTTATAGTTTGATTTCTGTTTTTAAAATATTTCCGGAAAAATTTCGAAATTATATTTACGATTACATTGCGAAGAATCGTTACAAATGGTACGGTAAAAAAGAAAGCTGTATGATTCCAACTCCTGAATTGAAGAGTAAGTTTTTGTAA
- a CDS encoding type I restriction enzyme HsdR N-terminal domain-containing protein, which yields MQQLNFPTYTFRFKNSENKVSIFDEIRKKFIILTPEEWVRQHVVHFLMNEKKYPKSLINVEKVLTVNGLRKRYDVVVFNSDGSIHILVECKAPEVKISQATFDQIARYNMTMKARFLNVTNGLSHFFCQMDFENEKYQFLRDLPDYKK from the coding sequence ATGCAGCAATTAAATTTTCCTACTTATACTTTCCGATTCAAAAATAGCGAAAATAAAGTGTCTATTTTTGATGAAATCAGGAAAAAATTTATCATTCTTACTCCTGAAGAATGGGTCCGACAACATGTTGTTCATTTTTTAATGAATGAAAAAAAGTACCCCAAATCACTTATTAATGTAGAAAAAGTTTTAACTGTCAACGGATTACGAAAACGATACGATGTTGTTGTTTTCAATTCTGATGGTTCTATACATATATTAGTAGAGTGCAAAGCGCCTGAAGTAAAAATTTCTCAGGCAACTTTTGATCAAATTGCCCGTTATAACATGACAATGAAGGCACGGTTTTTGAATGTAACGAATGGTCTCAGCCATTTTTTTTGTCAGATGGATTTTGAAAACGAAAAATACCAGTTTTTAAGAGACTTGCCAGATTATAAGAAATAA
- the ettA gene encoding energy-dependent translational throttle protein EttA, protein MSDDKKVIFSMQKLSKTYQGADKPVLKNIYLSFFYGAKIGILGLNGSGKSSLLKIIAGVDKNYQGDVVFQPGYTVGYLEQEPILDDSKTVIEIVREGAAETMAVLEEYNQINDLFGLEENYSDPDKMDKLMDRQAALQDKIDALGAWEIDTKLEIAMDALRTPEGDTPIKNLSGGERRRVALCRLLLQQPDVLLLDEPTNHLDAESVLWLEQHLAQYSGTVIAVTHDRYFLDNVAGWILELDRGEGIPWKGNYSSWLDQKSNRMAQEEKVASKRRKTLERELDWVRQGAKGRQTKQKARLQNYDKLLNEDQKQLDENLEIYIPNGPRLGTNVIEAKNVAKAFGDKLLYDNLNFTLPQAGIVGIIGPNGAGKSTIFKMIMGEQATDSGEFSVGETVKIAYVDQSHSNIDPNKSIWENFADGQELIMMGGKQVNSRAYLSRFNFGGGEQNKKVSMLSGGERNRLHLAMTLKEEGNVLLLDEPTNDLDVNTLRALEEGLENFAGCAVIISHDRWFLDRICTHILAFEGDSEVYYFEGGFSEYEENKKKRLGGDLTPKRLKYRKLIR, encoded by the coding sequence ATGTCAGACGATAAGAAAGTAATTTTCTCAATGCAAAAATTGAGCAAAACCTATCAGGGAGCAGACAAACCAGTGCTTAAAAACATTTATTTAAGTTTCTTTTATGGAGCTAAAATTGGTATTCTTGGACTTAACGGTTCTGGAAAATCTTCTCTTTTAAAGATTATTGCCGGAGTAGATAAAAATTATCAAGGAGATGTTGTTTTTCAACCAGGTTACACAGTTGGTTATTTAGAGCAAGAGCCAATTCTTGATGATTCTAAAACAGTTATCGAAATTGTTCGTGAAGGAGCTGCAGAAACAATGGCAGTTTTAGAAGAATACAACCAAATTAATGATTTATTTGGTCTTGAAGAGAACTACTCAGATCCAGATAAAATGGATAAATTGATGGATCGTCAGGCAGCATTGCAAGATAAAATCGATGCTCTTGGTGCTTGGGAAATCGATACAAAACTTGAAATCGCAATGGATGCGTTACGTACTCCAGAAGGAGATACGCCTATCAAAAACCTTTCAGGTGGAGAGCGTCGTCGTGTAGCTTTATGTCGTTTGTTGTTGCAACAGCCTGATGTACTGTTACTTGATGAGCCTACCAACCACCTTGATGCTGAGTCGGTTCTTTGGTTAGAACAACACTTAGCGCAATATTCTGGAACTGTAATTGCTGTAACGCACGATAGATATTTCTTAGATAATGTTGCTGGTTGGATTCTTGAGTTGGATAGAGGAGAAGGTATTCCATGGAAAGGAAATTATTCTTCTTGGTTAGACCAAAAATCAAACCGCATGGCGCAAGAAGAAAAAGTAGCTTCAAAACGTAGAAAAACTTTAGAGCGTGAGCTTGACTGGGTTCGTCAAGGAGCAAAAGGTCGTCAGACAAAACAAAAAGCGCGTTTACAGAATTACGATAAATTATTAAACGAAGATCAAAAGCAACTAGATGAAAATTTGGAAATCTATATCCCGAACGGTCCGCGTTTAGGAACAAATGTTATCGAAGCTAAAAATGTTGCGAAAGCTTTTGGAGATAAATTGTTGTATGATAATTTAAACTTCACTTTGCCACAAGCCGGAATTGTTGGAATCATTGGACCAAACGGTGCTGGTAAATCTACTATTTTCAAAATGATTATGGGTGAACAAGCTACGGATAGCGGAGAATTTTCAGTTGGAGAAACTGTAAAAATCGCTTATGTAGATCAATCACACTCTAATATTGATCCGAATAAATCTATCTGGGAAAATTTTGCAGATGGTCAGGAATTAATTATGATGGGAGGAAAGCAAGTAAATTCTAGAGCTTACCTTTCACGTTTTAACTTTGGTGGAGGTGAGCAAAATAAGAAAGTTTCAATGTTATCAGGTGGTGAGCGTAACCGTTTGCACTTAGCAATGACGTTGAAAGAAGAAGGAAACGTACTTTTACTGGATGAGCCTACGAATGATTTAGATGTAAATACACTTCGTGCACTTGAAGAAGGTTTGGAGAATTTTGCCGGTTGTGCCGTAATTATTTCGCACGACAGATGGTTCTTGGATAGAATTTGCACACACATTCTAGCTTTCGAAGGAGATTCTGAAGTTTACTATTTCGAAGGTGGTTTCTCTGAATACGAAGAAAACAAAAAGAAACGTTTAGGTGGTGATTTAACTCCAAAACGTTTGAAATACAGAAAGTTAATCAGATAA
- a CDS encoding glycosyltransferase family 2 protein, with protein MDKIAVVILNWNGVKLLEQFLPSVVQFSEGATIYVADNASTDDSINFVKQNFPTIKIVQNSGNYGFAKGYNDALQYIDAEIYALVNSDIEVTENWLQPIIHTFDTEIQTAIIQPKILDFKNKEYFEYAGGAGGFIDKYGFPFCRGRIFDTIEKDNGQYDDNCELFWASGACFFIRSKVYHELKGFDETFFAHQEEIDLCWRAANEGHIIKYNSGSVVYHVGGATLQQGNPKKTFLNFRNSLLMLVKNLPKKGLFFVIFFRMVLDGIAGIRFLTQGKFSHTFAILKAHFSFYCLSLKYLSKRKDFQIQQYYTVKSIVYLYYIRKLGVFKEIFNTKQNIKN; from the coding sequence TTGGATAAAATAGCTGTTGTCATTTTAAATTGGAACGGTGTAAAGTTGTTGGAACAATTTTTACCCTCGGTCGTTCAATTTTCAGAAGGAGCCACTATATATGTCGCAGATAATGCTTCTACAGATGATTCTATAAATTTCGTCAAACAAAACTTCCCTACTATTAAAATTGTTCAGAATAGTGGAAATTATGGTTTTGCAAAAGGTTATAATGATGCTTTACAATATATAGATGCTGAGATTTACGCTTTAGTAAATTCAGATATTGAAGTGACAGAAAATTGGCTTCAACCCATAATTCATACTTTTGATACCGAAATACAAACGGCAATAATTCAGCCTAAAATTCTTGATTTTAAAAATAAAGAATACTTTGAATATGCTGGTGGAGCCGGAGGATTTATTGATAAATACGGTTTCCCTTTCTGTCGTGGCCGAATTTTTGATACTATCGAAAAAGACAACGGGCAATACGACGATAATTGCGAATTATTCTGGGCTTCCGGAGCTTGTTTTTTTATCAGAAGCAAAGTATATCATGAATTAAAAGGTTTTGACGAAACGTTTTTTGCGCATCAGGAAGAAATCGATTTATGCTGGAGAGCTGCAAATGAAGGACATATTATAAAATACAATTCGGGATCTGTTGTATATCACGTTGGAGGCGCCACATTGCAACAAGGGAATCCGAAAAAGACATTTTTGAATTTTAGAAATTCACTATTAATGCTTGTCAAAAACTTACCTAAAAAGGGACTATTTTTTGTGATTTTCTTCCGAATGGTTTTAGATGGTATTGCCGGTATCCGCTTTCTTACACAAGGTAAGTTCAGCCATACTTTTGCTATTTTAAAGGCGCACTTCTCTTTTTATTGCCTATCTTTAAAATATCTAAGTAAAAGAAAAGATTTTCAAATACAACAATACTATACCGTCAAAAGTATCGTTTACCTATATTACATCAGGAAATTGGGTGTTTTTAAAGAAATCTTTAACACTAAACAAAATATTAAAAACTAA
- the holA gene encoding DNA polymerase III subunit delta, whose product MDEVVKIVNDIKAGNIKPIYFLMGEEPYYIDKLSEYIEQNVLSEEERGFNQTVLYGRDVSVEDIVSTAKRYPMMADRQVVIVKEAQDLSRTIDKIESYVNNPMETTVLVFCYKYKTLDKRKKVTKLLAQNGIVYESKKLYENQVGDWIKRVLAGKKYTIDPKANAMLVEFLGTDLSKINNELEKLQIILPQGTVITPQHIEENIGFSKDYNVFELRKAIGERNQLKAYKIAENFAHNPKEYPLVMTTGLVFGFFVQLLKYHGLKDKNPKNVAAAIGVNPYFLKEYDLAIKNYPMRKVSQIVGALRDVDIKSKGVGANALPQSDLLKEMLYKIFN is encoded by the coding sequence ATGGACGAAGTTGTAAAAATTGTTAACGATATAAAGGCCGGAAATATCAAACCGATATATTTTTTAATGGGTGAAGAACCTTATTATATAGATAAATTATCGGAGTATATTGAGCAAAATGTTCTTTCGGAAGAAGAGAGAGGATTTAACCAAACGGTTTTATATGGTAGAGATGTTTCTGTAGAAGATATTGTTTCAACGGCCAAGCGCTATCCTATGATGGCTGATCGTCAAGTTGTTATCGTAAAAGAAGCGCAGGATTTATCAAGAACAATTGATAAAATAGAATCGTATGTCAATAATCCGATGGAAACAACTGTTCTTGTTTTTTGTTATAAATATAAAACACTGGACAAACGTAAAAAAGTAACTAAATTACTTGCTCAAAACGGAATCGTTTACGAAAGTAAAAAGCTTTATGAAAACCAAGTTGGTGATTGGATAAAACGTGTTCTTGCCGGAAAAAAATACACAATTGATCCTAAAGCTAACGCTATGTTGGTGGAGTTTTTAGGTACGGATTTGAGTAAAATCAATAACGAATTAGAGAAATTACAGATTATTTTGCCACAAGGAACTGTAATTACGCCACAACATATTGAAGAAAATATTGGTTTTAGTAAAGATTATAATGTTTTTGAACTTAGAAAAGCTATTGGAGAACGTAATCAGCTAAAAGCGTATAAAATTGCAGAGAATTTTGCGCATAATCCAAAGGAATATCCATTGGTAATGACAACAGGTTTGGTTTTTGGATTTTTTGTTCAGCTTTTAAAATACCACGGATTAAAAGATAAAAATCCTAAAAATGTAGCTGCTGCGATTGGTGTAAATCCTTATTTTTTAAAGGAATATGATTTAGCAATAAAAAATTATCCTATGCGAAAAGTAAGTCAGATTGTTGGTGCCTTGCGAGATGTTGATATCAAAAGTAAAGGAGTAGGAGCGAATGCATTACCACAGTCAGATTTGCTAAAAGAAATGCTTTACAAAATATTTAATTAA
- a CDS encoding OmpA family protein — protein sequence MRKIVIALTVLMALTSCVSKKEYAALEAKNKEIQDLLNSCTVKLNSCLEEKAGLAATAESYKAHNQDLINSSKDLTVLTTKGAENLEKSLESLKEKDLKISRLQDALTKKDSVTLALVTSLKGAVGINDPDIEINVEKGVVFISIADKLLFKSGSYDVSDKAKSVLAKVAKVVNDKPDFECMVEGHTDDVPYKSNGFILDNWDLSVKRSTSIVRVLTNDLGVNPAKLIAAGRSSYVPLVANDTPENKARNRRTRIVVMPKIDQFYDMIEKEMKKQAK from the coding sequence ATGAGAAAAATAGTTATCGCACTAACAGTATTAATGGCCTTAACTTCGTGCGTATCGAAAAAAGAATATGCAGCATTAGAAGCTAAGAACAAAGAGATTCAGGATTTATTAAACTCTTGCACCGTAAAATTAAATTCTTGTCTTGAAGAAAAAGCTGGACTTGCTGCTACAGCTGAAAGCTACAAAGCACATAATCAAGACTTAATCAATAGCTCTAAAGATTTAACTGTATTAACTACTAAAGGAGCTGAAAATCTTGAAAAATCTTTAGAAAGTTTAAAAGAGAAAGATTTAAAAATATCTAGACTTCAAGATGCTTTAACTAAAAAAGACAGTGTTACACTTGCTTTAGTTACTAGTTTAAAAGGAGCAGTTGGTATTAACGATCCAGATATCGAAATCAACGTAGAAAAAGGAGTTGTATTTATCTCTATTGCAGATAAATTATTATTTAAAAGCGGAAGCTACGACGTAAGCGACAAAGCAAAATCTGTTTTGGCTAAAGTTGCAAAAGTGGTAAATGACAAACCAGATTTCGAATGTATGGTTGAAGGTCACACAGATGACGTTCCTTACAAAAGCAACGGATTTATCTTAGACAACTGGGATTTAAGTGTTAAACGTTCTACATCTATTGTACGTGTATTAACAAACGATCTTGGAGTTAACCCTGCAAAATTAATTGCTGCTGGTAGAAGTTCTTACGTACCATTAGTTGCTAATGATACTCCAGAAAACAAAGCTCGTAACAGAAGAACTCGTATTGTGGTTATGCCAAAAATCGATCAATTCTATGATATGATTGAAAAAGAAATGAAAAAACAAGCTAAATAA